A single window of Microbacterium oryzae DNA harbors:
- a CDS encoding DUF4238 domain-containing protein, whose product MGNGNTAKLHHYVPQGYLRGFAGTQDRVTAVPLDRSRASFTTSVKNVAAQTHFHTVPGANEPDGFEKMLSVLEGEAVGIIRRMEAGEFPVSEEARMSLSYYLALQAVRGPDTRKTIERLQAKMVRVEVGAGGRANVTRWIKKNLGFDATEEQAQRIWDEATQPGGPPITISTVGHIKHMIDTAEHLAKYLVTRPWLLVRFDRRSLITCDAPVSLIRDSSDVDPWEGVGFATAWGISVPITRKLGLLMSDPMVMIERFEAGDPMIQEIRAAVVGGRLDRTERGTTAMERLFNEHTAESAREYIYCHPDDVRFVPDELHEPTLINMDAGGFMDAEFDGEPWFGDGALSNAEEDAGTPRIAGGA is encoded by the coding sequence ATGGGGAACGGGAATACCGCCAAGCTGCACCACTATGTGCCGCAGGGATATCTTCGTGGCTTCGCGGGCACGCAAGATCGCGTCACCGCCGTCCCGCTCGACCGGTCTCGGGCCTCCTTCACCACTTCTGTGAAGAATGTGGCTGCGCAGACGCACTTCCACACGGTCCCCGGTGCTAATGAGCCGGACGGCTTTGAAAAGATGCTCAGCGTTCTCGAGGGCGAAGCCGTGGGGATCATCCGACGCATGGAGGCAGGAGAGTTCCCGGTCTCCGAAGAGGCCCGGATGTCGCTGTCGTACTACCTCGCGCTCCAAGCAGTCCGCGGGCCCGACACCCGCAAGACCATCGAGCGCCTGCAAGCGAAGATGGTCCGAGTCGAAGTCGGCGCCGGTGGTCGAGCGAACGTCACGCGCTGGATCAAGAAGAACCTCGGTTTCGACGCAACGGAGGAGCAGGCGCAGCGAATCTGGGACGAAGCCACCCAACCAGGCGGCCCGCCGATCACGATCTCGACTGTCGGTCACATCAAGCACATGATCGACACCGCTGAACACCTCGCGAAGTACCTCGTTACGCGCCCGTGGTTGCTCGTTCGATTCGACCGTCGTTCCCTCATCACCTGCGATGCGCCGGTGAGCCTGATCCGCGACTCGAGTGATGTCGACCCGTGGGAAGGGGTTGGCTTCGCCACAGCGTGGGGGATCTCCGTCCCGATCACGCGCAAGCTGGGACTGCTCATGAGCGACCCGATGGTCATGATCGAACGGTTCGAGGCGGGCGACCCGATGATTCAGGAGATCAGGGCTGCGGTAGTAGGTGGCCGCCTCGACCGCACAGAACGCGGGACCACAGCAATGGAGCGGCTGTTCAACGAGCACACCGCTGAGAGCGCTCGTGAGTACATCTACTGTCATCCCGACGACGTTCGGTTCGTCCCCGACGAACTGCACGAGCCGACACTCATCAACATGGATGCAGGGGGCTTCATGGACGCTGAGTTCGACGGCGAGCCGTGGTTCGGCGACGGCGCCCTTTCGAATGCCGAGGAAGACGCGGGTACCCCGCGAATCGCTGGAGGTGCCTGA
- a CDS encoding AAA family ATPase yields MNDNLANSPTYNDPDPFESADQRFPPAENFAGLENLLPREPTGQKLWRPSQAREVAAHLLRPNPPIVSITGKPGSGRTTLISDTEQVIRRADERPTFIRFRPDSDSVAELQTDLRHLASTDGWRAKEVIVIDDLDEVARLGTRGPDVELLDLISLAHHRDHVPFLVTIDQAQLDRLADVHEELAATLHHIHLLELPAADLRAIIDSAAADLARRARVNLALGVTEAALAPSAPKDARAQPGLALSRIDAAIGRARISGSATVEAKHLRHADDADVPLVDLPAPATVAELTERLTESVRGQDAAITTFATRLAPAFAGLKLRPERPHGIFLFAGPSGVGKTELAKRTAEVAYGSADALIRLDMSEYGNGQDGRVKLTGAHRSWKNSSTDGLLTTRVIEKPRSVVLFDEFEKSSPEVWPLFLQIFDEGRLKDGWDQTASFAETVIILTSNLGVREATTRSAGFGATDEFNADRQLGAITKALPPELMNRLTAVIPFAPLAADTIGELAELELTRAARRFAENGWRIQWAPDVVDWIAGRGYDPAYGARHLQRAVERDLFPLLAASPGRVVRLRVRDGNLQATA; encoded by the coding sequence ATGAACGACAACCTCGCGAACAGCCCGACGTACAACGATCCCGACCCCTTCGAGAGCGCCGATCAGCGCTTCCCACCGGCGGAGAACTTCGCCGGACTGGAGAATCTGCTCCCGCGGGAGCCGACCGGGCAGAAGCTCTGGCGACCGTCCCAGGCCCGGGAGGTCGCCGCGCACCTGCTGCGCCCGAACCCGCCGATCGTGTCGATCACCGGCAAGCCGGGCAGCGGCCGCACTACCCTGATCAGCGACACCGAGCAGGTCATTCGTCGCGCGGACGAGCGGCCCACCTTCATCAGGTTCCGTCCTGACAGCGACTCGGTGGCCGAGCTGCAGACGGACCTGCGCCACCTGGCCTCCACCGACGGCTGGCGGGCGAAGGAGGTCATCGTGATCGACGACCTCGACGAGGTCGCCCGTCTCGGTACGCGCGGTCCCGACGTCGAACTGCTCGACCTGATCAGCCTCGCCCACCACCGCGACCACGTTCCGTTCCTCGTGACGATCGATCAGGCACAGCTCGATCGCCTCGCCGACGTGCACGAAGAACTCGCGGCGACCCTCCACCACATCCACCTGCTCGAGCTCCCGGCCGCGGACCTCCGGGCGATCATCGACAGCGCCGCGGCCGACCTCGCCCGGCGCGCCCGAGTCAACCTCGCCCTCGGGGTCACCGAGGCGGCGCTCGCACCCTCCGCCCCCAAGGACGCTCGCGCGCAGCCAGGGCTGGCGCTGAGCAGGATCGATGCGGCCATCGGCCGCGCCCGCATCAGCGGCAGCGCGACCGTCGAGGCCAAGCATCTGCGGCACGCAGACGACGCGGACGTCCCGCTCGTCGACCTCCCCGCACCGGCGACGGTCGCCGAGCTGACAGAGCGACTGACGGAGAGCGTGCGCGGGCAGGACGCCGCGATCACCACGTTCGCGACCCGTCTTGCACCGGCCTTCGCCGGCCTCAAGCTCCGGCCCGAGCGCCCGCACGGGATCTTCCTCTTCGCTGGCCCGTCGGGCGTCGGCAAGACCGAACTCGCCAAGCGCACCGCCGAAGTCGCCTACGGATCCGCCGACGCGCTGATCCGGCTCGACATGTCCGAGTACGGCAACGGCCAAGACGGGCGCGTGAAGCTCACCGGCGCCCACCGCTCGTGGAAGAACAGCTCCACCGACGGGCTGCTCACCACGCGCGTGATCGAGAAGCCCCGCAGCGTGGTCCTGTTCGACGAGTTCGAGAAGTCCAGCCCCGAGGTCTGGCCCCTCTTCCTCCAGATCTTCGACGAGGGGCGCCTCAAGGACGGATGGGACCAGACAGCCTCCTTCGCGGAGACGGTCATCATCCTGACGTCGAACCTGGGTGTCCGTGAGGCCACAACCCGCAGCGCAGGCTTCGGCGCTACCGACGAGTTCAACGCCGACAGGCAGCTGGGCGCGATCACCAAGGCGCTACCGCCAGAGCTGATGAACCGACTCACCGCGGTCATCCCGTTCGCCCCGCTCGCCGCAGACACCATCGGGGAGCTCGCCGAGCTCGAGCTCACCCGCGCCGCCCGCCGATTCGCCGAGAACGGATGGCGGATCCAGTGGGCACCGGACGTCGTGGACTGGATCGCCGGGCGCGGGTACGATCCCGCCTACGGGGCGCGCCACCTGCAGCGCGCCGTCGAGCGTGACCTCTTTCCGCTGCTGGCGGCGAGCCCGGGACGGGTGGTGCGGCTTCGGGTGCGCGATGGGAACCTCCAGGCGACCGCGTGA
- a CDS encoding helix-turn-helix transcriptional regulator, producing the protein MCIVNPISTPLLDSLITPETLAARLETSTRTLSEWRVTGRGPDYIRAGGRRIFYRPAAVDEWLLAQEFTSTSEEMR; encoded by the coding sequence ATGTGCATCGTCAACCCGATCAGCACGCCGCTGCTGGACTCACTGATCACGCCCGAGACGCTCGCGGCGCGCTTGGAGACGAGCACGCGCACGCTGAGCGAGTGGCGTGTCACCGGCCGCGGCCCGGATTACATCCGAGCGGGCGGCCGCCGCATCTTCTATCGACCCGCAGCGGTCGACGAATGGCTGCTCGCCCAGGAGTTCACGAGCACCTCCGAGGAGATGCGATGA
- a CDS encoding metal-sensitive transcriptional regulator: protein MHGYTDNKQALLKRLRRAEGQVAGIARMVEDDDYCIDILTQVSAATKALEVVALSLLGDHLSHCVAEATAQGGPVAEEKIREANAAIARLVRS, encoded by the coding sequence GTGCACGGGTACACGGACAACAAGCAAGCGCTGCTGAAGAGGTTGCGTCGGGCGGAGGGTCAGGTAGCGGGGATCGCGCGGATGGTCGAGGACGACGACTACTGCATCGACATCCTCACGCAGGTGTCCGCGGCCACGAAGGCCCTCGAAGTGGTCGCGCTGTCGCTGCTCGGTGACCACCTCAGCCACTGCGTCGCCGAGGCCACCGCTCAGGGCGGTCCGGTCGCGGAGGAGAAGATCCGCGAAGCCAACGCAGCGATCGCGCGCCTGGTCCGCTCCTGA
- a CDS encoding tyrosine-type recombinase/integrase, producing MGSAYSYQTKNGLRWEARYRRPDGRPTRRGGFRRKMDAVAFINEVETAVNKGTYVSVSDGNVTVGKLGEDWLLAHAAAVKPSTWHSDESSWRVHVAPRWGLRKINTIQHTEIRKWVAELSARRSATTVKRAHGILAAILDGAVRDRRILANPAREVKTPKKKRKAKPYLTHAQVERLAATSKYPDFVRFLAYTGLRWGEVTGLKIRHVDRQRRCFWVNENAVRVNGHVQLGTPKPEKFRTVPYPAFLDDAIARACKGKSAEELLWPAQLGGYLSQGNSMSGWFAAAVKRIRAEDQRAADEARARGEEVPPVMPRVTPHDLRHTAASLAISAGANVKVVQRMLGHASATMTLDTYAELFEDDLHEVAEALDKQRATALQK from the coding sequence ATGGGAAGTGCCTACTCGTACCAGACGAAGAACGGGCTGCGCTGGGAGGCCCGGTATCGCCGCCCTGACGGGCGCCCAACCCGCCGGGGCGGGTTCCGCCGGAAGATGGACGCGGTCGCGTTTATCAACGAGGTCGAGACCGCCGTGAACAAGGGGACCTATGTCTCCGTCAGCGACGGCAACGTGACCGTGGGAAAGCTCGGCGAGGACTGGCTGCTCGCGCACGCCGCCGCTGTGAAGCCTTCCACCTGGCACAGCGATGAGAGCTCCTGGAGGGTGCACGTCGCGCCCCGCTGGGGCCTCCGCAAGATCAACACGATCCAGCACACCGAGATCCGCAAGTGGGTCGCCGAGTTGAGCGCCCGCCGGTCGGCGACGACGGTCAAGCGAGCGCACGGGATCCTCGCCGCGATCCTCGACGGTGCGGTGAGGGACCGGCGAATCCTCGCCAACCCGGCCCGGGAGGTGAAGACGCCGAAGAAGAAGCGCAAGGCGAAGCCGTACTTGACGCACGCGCAGGTCGAGCGGCTGGCGGCGACGTCCAAGTACCCCGATTTCGTGCGGTTCCTCGCCTACACCGGTCTGCGGTGGGGCGAGGTGACCGGGCTGAAGATCCGGCACGTCGACCGACAGCGGCGCTGCTTCTGGGTCAACGAGAACGCCGTCCGCGTCAACGGACACGTTCAGCTCGGCACGCCGAAGCCGGAGAAGTTCCGCACAGTCCCCTACCCGGCGTTCCTCGACGACGCCATCGCCCGCGCCTGCAAGGGCAAGTCCGCGGAGGAGCTGCTGTGGCCGGCGCAGTTGGGCGGGTACCTGAGTCAGGGCAACAGCATGTCCGGGTGGTTCGCTGCCGCGGTGAAGCGGATCCGCGCCGAAGATCAGCGGGCCGCGGACGAGGCGCGGGCGCGCGGGGAGGAGGTGCCGCCGGTGATGCCGCGGGTGACGCCGCACGACCTGCGTCACACCGCTGCGTCCCTCGCGATCAGCGCCGGCGCGAACGTGAAGGTCGTCCAGCGCATGCTCGGCCACGCCTCCGCCACCATGACCCTCGACACCTATGCCGAGCTGTTCGAGGACGACCTCCACGAGGTCGCCGAAGCGCTCGACAAGCAGCGCGCCACCGCGCTCCAGAAGTGA
- a CDS encoding DHH family phosphoesterase — protein MSIPAFPDNSVDADFGGDILTLDEFFDDSLFRLLKDNRGWTEEYLDEINDATHEELQNVGLMVEELRRMQKAGEQIVVVPDFDMDGVTSGVIAWAGLSELGFDVQLHVPDYRRGHDITPETIQDVRIQFPHAAAIITTDAGINSHAGLAEARKLGLHTLVTDHHVELAPGCNADIAVNPARIGETYAHPGICGAHVIHQVLTAYAGRYAQHKVTAIGLLRLFAGIGTVSDVMPLLYENRRMVRDAISIARLLYVPIPPDDVREYNVEDSILMILLRNHDHSPEFVGAFEGFALLMQAFREHRRPMLDANGDPILDWRGQPRLTPGKLLTSAELTEDFFGFQLAPAFNAVRRIEGDMADAFGVFTAATAEEKYAHATALLDGNEQRKELSAQYLRRLWAEVDGNDHVAQPLQAYGVYFTDAPVGMLGLLAASVTSSTGRPTVVARRPADPSGPVSGSARSPQWFPVISTLTPLGYTAIGHEHACGVHAADRNELLRLAVDMRDAAEALNRRAVASGELEHANQADLILGPTPDAHAGLVSVDALKDLADDIRALAPFGHGFERPVIELIVDLTKCGISTLGASDQHLRLVLPIGLKVLWWNAAHHLLVLRSLAKSNIPGGSLLRLRVTLGTSKFRGEESVQAVVDRAVGNGIE, from the coding sequence ATGAGCATTCCTGCTTTCCCCGATAACTCCGTCGATGCCGACTTCGGCGGCGACATTCTGACGCTGGACGAGTTCTTCGATGACTCGTTGTTCCGGCTGCTGAAGGACAACCGCGGTTGGACGGAGGAGTACCTCGATGAGATCAACGATGCCACGCATGAGGAACTGCAGAACGTTGGCCTGATGGTCGAGGAACTGCGGCGGATGCAGAAAGCGGGGGAGCAGATCGTCGTCGTCCCCGATTTCGATATGGATGGTGTCACGTCGGGGGTGATCGCCTGGGCGGGGCTGAGCGAACTCGGCTTCGATGTGCAGTTGCACGTGCCCGACTATCGGCGAGGTCACGACATCACGCCGGAGACGATTCAGGATGTGCGGATTCAGTTCCCGCACGCGGCGGCGATCATCACGACCGACGCGGGGATCAACAGCCACGCAGGTCTTGCTGAGGCGCGCAAGCTGGGCTTGCACACGCTCGTCACGGACCACCATGTCGAGCTCGCCCCGGGGTGCAACGCGGACATCGCGGTGAACCCCGCGCGCATCGGCGAGACCTATGCGCACCCGGGGATCTGCGGTGCGCACGTGATCCACCAGGTGCTCACCGCATACGCCGGCCGCTACGCACAGCACAAGGTGACCGCCATCGGACTGCTGCGCCTCTTCGCGGGGATCGGCACTGTCTCCGATGTGATGCCGCTGCTGTACGAGAACAGGCGGATGGTGCGCGACGCGATCTCGATCGCACGGCTGCTGTACGTTCCGATCCCTCCGGACGATGTCCGCGAGTACAACGTCGAGGACAGCATCCTGATGATCCTGCTCCGCAACCACGACCACTCGCCCGAGTTCGTCGGCGCCTTCGAGGGATTCGCCCTGCTGATGCAAGCGTTCCGCGAGCACCGTCGGCCGATGCTCGATGCCAACGGCGACCCGATCCTCGACTGGCGCGGCCAGCCCCGCCTTACCCCGGGGAAGCTGCTCACCAGCGCGGAGCTCACCGAGGACTTCTTCGGCTTCCAGCTCGCGCCGGCCTTCAACGCCGTCCGCCGCATCGAGGGGGACATGGCCGACGCGTTCGGCGTGTTCACCGCCGCCACGGCGGAGGAGAAGTACGCCCACGCCACGGCGCTGCTCGACGGCAACGAACAGCGCAAGGAGTTGTCGGCGCAGTACCTGCGCCGGCTTTGGGCGGAGGTCGACGGCAACGATCACGTTGCCCAGCCCCTGCAGGCCTACGGCGTCTACTTCACCGACGCACCCGTGGGGATGCTCGGCCTCCTCGCCGCGTCCGTGACGTCCAGCACCGGCCGGCCCACGGTCGTGGCGCGTCGTCCGGCAGACCCGAGCGGCCCGGTCAGCGGATCCGCGCGGTCGCCGCAGTGGTTCCCGGTCATCTCCACGCTCACCCCGCTGGGGTATACCGCGATTGGACATGAGCACGCGTGCGGTGTGCACGCCGCCGACCGCAACGAGCTGCTCCGGCTCGCCGTCGACATGCGTGACGCGGCGGAGGCACTCAATCGACGGGCGGTGGCTTCCGGTGAACTCGAGCATGCGAACCAGGCGGATCTGATCCTCGGGCCGACGCCGGACGCGCATGCGGGTCTGGTCAGCGTCGACGCGCTGAAGGACCTCGCGGACGACATCCGCGCGCTTGCACCGTTCGGGCACGGGTTCGAACGTCCCGTCATCGAGCTGATCGTCGACCTCACGAAGTGCGGGATCTCCACCCTCGGCGCCAGCGACCAGCACCTGCGACTGGTGCTGCCGATCGGGCTGAAGGTGCTGTGGTGGAACGCCGCCCACCACCTGCTCGTGCTGCGCTCGCTCGCGAAGAGCAACATCCCCGGCGGCAGCCTGCTGCGGTTGCGCGTCACCCTCGGCACGAGCAAGTTCCGCGGTGAAGAGAGCGTGCAAGCCGTCGTCGATCGCGCCGTCGGCAACGGCATCGAATAG
- a CDS encoding plasmid mobilization relaxosome protein MobC translates to MNDEVVNMGRPTREGNGTPVEEPSRPHPSPSAGEGSVVEERSDEATPASKLVPVRMRRDELAALDEVQRHLGVNQSDALRRSVLLVAAALAATPSADPAERTLARRLAKKLTPRQPPVVSDKALLADIRDRLAEVAHRYQQQAFQLQKIGNNWNQIVKVLHALKNTRGMFAGMLAPLESAIHGVDRALIDLESRMTRDAERDAEISEKLERLF, encoded by the coding sequence GTGAACGACGAAGTCGTGAACATGGGGCGCCCGACCCGCGAGGGCAACGGAACGCCAGTGGAGGAGCCCTCGCGTCCGCACCCGAGTCCGAGCGCAGGCGAGGGCTCCGTGGTCGAAGAGCGCAGCGATGAGGCCACGCCCGCTAGCAAGCTCGTCCCGGTGCGGATGCGCCGGGACGAGCTTGCCGCGCTCGACGAGGTGCAGCGGCACCTCGGAGTGAACCAGTCCGACGCGCTGCGTCGGTCCGTTCTGCTCGTCGCGGCGGCCCTCGCCGCGACGCCTTCAGCCGATCCCGCCGAGCGAACCCTCGCCCGCCGGCTGGCGAAGAAGCTCACTCCCCGCCAACCTCCGGTGGTGTCCGATAAGGCACTGCTCGCGGATATCCGCGATCGCCTCGCGGAGGTCGCGCATCGGTATCAGCAACAGGCTTTCCAGTTGCAGAAGATCGGCAACAACTGGAACCAGATCGTCAAGGTCCTGCATGCTTTGAAGAACACCCGTGGGATGTTCGCGGGCATGCTCGCCCCGCTCGAATCCGCGATCCACGGTGTCGATCGTGCGCTGATCGATCTGGAATCGCGGATGACCCGGGACGCGGAGCGCGATGCCGAAATCAGCGAGAAGCTCGAGCGGCTGTTCTGA
- a CDS encoding copper resistance CopC family protein translates to MTIRPRTRLGALVGVIAVAALALVPAQAASAHDNLLEASPAAGETVTELDTVALTFSAELIDFGQASYARVQGPDGLYYETSCSTIDMNVLTTPVALGEAGTYSVVWNAVSSDGHPISESYEFTYAPAEGAEPGLGWDQPACRNEDTRVQPGAAPEPSQEPGPTADVSESAPAPQPSSSEDAAPESEGEGLAVAGVIGACVLLVAAFIGGLLALRAKSRRRR, encoded by the coding sequence ATGACCATCCGCCCCCGCACACGACTCGGAGCTCTCGTCGGCGTCATCGCCGTTGCCGCGCTCGCGTTGGTCCCCGCCCAAGCGGCGTCCGCCCACGACAACCTTCTGGAAGCGTCACCTGCCGCGGGAGAGACCGTCACGGAACTTGACACCGTCGCTCTGACGTTCAGCGCGGAGCTGATCGACTTCGGCCAGGCCAGCTACGCGCGGGTGCAGGGACCGGACGGCCTGTACTACGAGACGTCCTGCTCGACGATCGATATGAACGTCCTGACGACGCCAGTCGCGCTCGGCGAGGCAGGCACCTACTCGGTCGTGTGGAACGCCGTTTCCAGTGACGGCCACCCGATCTCGGAGTCCTACGAGTTCACGTACGCCCCGGCAGAGGGCGCCGAGCCCGGGCTTGGATGGGATCAGCCCGCCTGCCGCAACGAAGACACCCGCGTGCAGCCCGGCGCCGCGCCCGAGCCCAGCCAGGAGCCCGGGCCGACGGCGGACGTCTCCGAAAGCGCACCCGCACCGCAGCCGAGCAGCTCCGAAGACGCAGCGCCCGAGAGCGAAGGCGAAGGGCTCGCGGTGGCCGGCGTCATCGGGGCCTGCGTGCTGCTGGTCGCTGCATTCATCGGGGGTCTCCTCGCTCTGCGGGCGAAGTCACGCCGACGGCGGTGA